The Candidatus Hydrogenedentota bacterium DNA segment CGAGTTTACCCGGTCCATGAGCCATGTCGACCGTCTCTGGCCCGGAGACGCCAAAGCGGGCGGAGACCCGGTTCGCACGATGGCGCAGGCGCATGTCCGGGCCTACCACGCCTTGCACGGCGTGCGGCCCGACGCCATGGTCGGCGTATCCGTCCGTACGGGCATCACGCTGCCCCTGGACGAACACAGTGCGTGGGATGTGCGCGCCGCGCAACGGTTGCGCCACCGGCGGCATCATCACTTTCTCCAAACCCTCAAACTCGAAGACGGCGGCGACTGCCATTATGATTTTCTCGGCATTTCCTATTACGGGCGTCAACTGGTGCGGTTCGCCCCATTCGACGTGCGCCGGCGCTTCGCCCGCGTGGTCGACGGGTCGGGGCGGCCCGTTCCGCCCGATCGCACCCAGGCTGACCCGCGCGGGTTGCGGGAAGTGTTGCTGGAAATGGGCCGTTACGCCGTGCCGATGCTGGTCACGGGCAATGGTATCGCCACGCAGCAGGACGGCGAGCGCTGCGCCTACCTGCTGGAACACCTCTGGGCCTTGCAGCACGCAATGGCGGATGGCGTGAACGTCCGCGGCTATTTCCACAACGCTTTGCTCGACGGTTTCGAATGGACTCTCGGCTACCAGGCCCGGTATGGGCTAATCCATGTGGACCGGGAAACGCAAGCACGCACACCGAACGGCAGCGCATTTCTGTACCAGGACATCTGCCGCACCCGCGAGATTCGCATGGGCGTGCTGTCCAAATTCTGCCCCGGCTGGAAACCACCGGCGCTTGAGGCGGAGTAGAACCATGACCTGCGTGCTGGCCATCGAGGCAGGCGCCACCCGCTGCGCAGCAGGACTCTACACGACGGACGGCCGTTTACTCGCCGAGACCTTCGGCGGACCCTGCAATCCGGTCGCGTACGGTCTGGACAAGACGCTCGCCGAGGTCTCGGCCCTCATGGACTATTTTCGAAAAGAGGGCATCATGACCACCGAGTTGGTCGTGGCCGCGGGCATGGCGGGCGTATTCTCCGCTGCTTGGCGCGATAAGGCCGGCCAAGGCCTTTGCCGGCTCCCCGGCGTGGTCCGCGCGCTCGTTTCGGATGATTTTCACCCCCCGCTCGCGGCGAACGCGCCGGAAGGGCCGGCTGTCCTCGTCATCGCAGGCACCGGTTCCAAAGTCGTCGCTCGAGACGCGAACGGCCGCGAGGCACAAGCCGGCGGGCGGGGCATCCCCTTCGGGGAAGAAGGCAGCGCCTATCAGGTTGCGTTGTCCGCGTTGCGCGCGTGCGCGCACGCCGCCGACGGCGTGGGGCCCGCCACCGCGCTCGTGCAAGTTTTGCCCGAGGCCGCGGGCGCGCCGGACTTCACCGCGTTCACGGCTTGGGCCAACAGCGCCGGAAAGGCCGAGCTCGCCCGCCTCGCTCAGGCGGCTATTCACTGCGCGGAACAGGGCGATCCCGTGGCGATGCGTTGCATCGAAGAACAGGCGGCAAGATTGGCCGCGATGACCGGCGCCGTGCATCGCCGCCTCTGCCTGCCCGATGCGGCGCCCGTGTTTCTCACAGGCGGCCTGTTCGAGCACAGTCCGCTGTACCGTTCCCTGTTCGAGCGGCAGGTCGCGGCCTACGCGCCGTTGCGTGTCCAAGAGCCGTCGCTGCGCGGCCACTGCGCCGTGTTCGAGATGTTCCGCCTGAAAACAAAACCCGGCTGGATCGCGGATGTCTCGCCCCAGCCGGCCCGCACGAGCCTGCTGCCGCCTACCGAACAGACCCGCGACAGCGCAGGCACTATCGACCAGATGACGGCGCGCGAAATCGCGGATGCCATGCACGCCGCGGACCTGGAGGCGGTCCGCGCCGTGGGCGGCCAGACCCTCGTAATCGCGGCGGCAATCGATGCCGCCGCGCAGGCCATTCGCAGCGGCGGGCGTATTATTTATGCAGGCGCGGGCACGAGCGGGAGGCTCGGAGTGCTCGATGCATCGGAGTGCCCCCCCACCTTCGGCGTGGCGCCCACGCGGGTCATCGGGTTGATTGCGGGCGGCGAACAGGCGCTGCGCCACAGCGTCGAAGGCGCGGAAGACGACGCGGACGAGGGCCGCGGCAGCCTTCTGGCGCTTGCCCCGAACACCCGGGACATTGTCGTGGGCATTGCGGCATCGGGGACAACGCCGTACGTGCTGGGCGCGCTTGATGCCGCGCGCCGGGCGGGCGCGCGCACCGTCTTCCTGTGCTGCAATCCTGACGCCGCGGCCCGGGCCG contains these protein-coding regions:
- the murQ gene encoding N-acetylmuramic acid 6-phosphate etherase; the protein is MTCVLAIEAGATRCAAGLYTTDGRLLAETFGGPCNPVAYGLDKTLAEVSALMDYFRKEGIMTTELVVAAGMAGVFSAAWRDKAGQGLCRLPGVVRALVSDDFHPPLAANAPEGPAVLVIAGTGSKVVARDANGREAQAGGRGIPFGEEGSAYQVALSALRACAHAADGVGPATALVQVLPEAAGAPDFTAFTAWANSAGKAELARLAQAAIHCAEQGDPVAMRCIEEQAARLAAMTGAVHRRLCLPDAAPVFLTGGLFEHSPLYRSLFERQVAAYAPLRVQEPSLRGHCAVFEMFRLKTKPGWIADVSPQPARTSLLPPTEQTRDSAGTIDQMTAREIADAMHAADLEAVRAVGGQTLVIAAAIDAAAQAIRSGGRIIYAGAGTSGRLGVLDASECPPTFGVAPTRVIGLIAGGEQALRHSVEGAEDDADEGRGSLLALAPNTRDIVVGIAASGTTPYVLGALDAARRAGARTVFLCCNPDAAARADMTIKLDTGPEVLAGSTRLKAGTATKLVLNMISTGAMALAGYVYAGRMVHMQPGNAKLRARAEQMIAALGNVSPARAGALLEKAGNRIAVAILMARTGIDARDAARRLDAAGGNLSDALKG
- a CDS encoding glycoside hydrolase family 1 protein: MSTFPGDFLWGATVSAHKVEGGNFDNDWWRWEQRPTRIADGATSARAADHFNRYEEDFSLSRKLGLNAMLVSLEWSRIQPVIDAFDETAIAHYAAVFDCLRTQGIEPVCVLHDVTRPAWFANTGGWRRAGAAVYFEHYVDRVAEALGQKCRWWIPIYEPEFTRSMSHVDRLWPGDAKAGGDPVRTMAQAHVRAYHALHGVRPDAMVGVSVRTGITLPLDEHSAWDVRAAQRLRHRRHHHFLQTLKLEDGGDCHYDFLGISYYGRQLVRFAPFDVRRRFARVVDGSGRPVPPDRTQADPRGLREVLLEMGRYAVPMLVTGNGIATQQDGERCAYLLEHLWALQHAMADGVNVRGYFHNALLDGFEWTLGYQARYGLIHVDRETQARTPNGSAFLYQDICRTREIRMGVLSKFCPGWKPPALEAE